In Mus musculus strain C57BL/6J chromosome 14, GRCm38.p6 C57BL/6J, the following are encoded in one genomic region:
- the A630023A22Rik gene encoding uncharacterized protein LOC105518: MWIQLSATLPDLKTKEIYVKPGPWYRRLPPLKVGGSNRSRSRKSAEQGMEGLWLIMLTVPGTLLAPGMLWKVTRNLSLPPLPELRASSQHQWAWTSLAEAQSLRRQCLQCGASDRGALYDITPPGMVSFMLFSGRSFTRLSSFREECGWAPQCLHPSSSKNLEWQRGRRCGEMVPHNCIQKESRPLRHSYIHQPHQMLT, encoded by the exons ATGTGGATCCAGTTGTCCGCCACACTGCCTGATCTGAAGACAAAGGAGATATATGTCAAG CCAGGACCATGGTATCGGAGGCTCCCACCTTTAAAAGTGGGAGGAAgcaacaggagcaggagcagaaaaAGTGCCGAACAAGGCATGGAGGGACTGTGGCTCATCATGTTGACTGTCCCTGGGACTTTGCTAGCTCCTGGGATGCTGTGGAAGGTCACACGGAATCTTTCTCTACCACCTCTGCCTGAACTTAGGG CCTCTTCACAGCATCAGTGGGCATGGACTTCCTTGGCGGAGGCCCAGAGCTTGAGGAGACAGTGTCTGCAGTGCGGAGCTTCAGACCGTGGGGCCCTTTATGACATCACACCACCAGGCATGGTGTCATTTATGCTGTTCTCTGGCCGGAGCTTCACCAGGTTGTCCAGTTTCAGAGAGGAGTGTGGGTGGGCTCCCCAGTGCCTTCACCCTTCTTCATCAAAGAACCTGGAATGGCAGAGGGGGAGGCGGTGTGGAGAGATGGTGCCACACAACTGCATTCAAAAGGAATCCAGGCCACTCAGACA CTCCTACATACACCAGCCACACCAGATGCTGACCTGA